The following coding sequences lie in one Bacteroidales bacterium genomic window:
- a CDS encoding cytochrome ubiquinol oxidase subunit I has translation MIAEIDVSLVDWSRAQFALTAIYHWFFVPITLGLSFIVAFMETIYVKTGKEEWKRTTKFWMKLFGINFAIGVATGIILEFEFGTNWSNYSWFVGDIFGAPLAIEGILAFFLESTFIAVMFFGWNKVGKKFHLASTWLVAFGASLSALWILVANAWMQYPVGMEFNPETARSEMKNFWEVLLSPVAVNKFLHTITSAYVVASIFVISISSWYLLKKRELLLAKKSILISSVFGLLSALFLAFTGDGSAYMVAQKQPAKLAAMEGLYQGKSGAGLILVGLMKPGANKYSEDNYYFKIEAPKMLSLLGYRKSNAYVPGIKDLTDGNPSENIIPAQKKIQQGKLAINALAAFKAFKKNNDNARADSVLKIFRHNFQYMGYGYLNNPDDIIPNVPLIFYSFHIMVVLGMLFILLFMAMIYFTLRNKIHTKKLLLKSAVLFLPLGFLASQAGWIVAEVGRQPWAIQDLLPTSVATTHINTSSVITTFILFAVLFTVLLIAEIKIMISQIKAGPKGGDNV, from the coding sequence ATGATAGCTGAAATTGATGTTTCATTGGTGGACTGGTCAAGGGCACAATTTGCGCTAACGGCTATTTACCATTGGTTTTTTGTCCCGATAACTCTCGGCCTTTCTTTTATAGTGGCCTTCATGGAAACCATTTATGTAAAAACCGGAAAAGAAGAATGGAAAAGGACCACAAAATTCTGGATGAAACTCTTCGGGATAAACTTTGCTATAGGAGTGGCCACCGGCATCATCCTGGAGTTTGAATTTGGCACCAACTGGTCGAATTATTCCTGGTTTGTGGGCGATATTTTCGGGGCGCCCTTAGCAATAGAAGGAATATTAGCCTTTTTCCTTGAATCAACTTTTATAGCTGTGATGTTCTTTGGGTGGAATAAAGTCGGGAAAAAATTTCACCTTGCCTCCACCTGGCTGGTAGCTTTCGGGGCAAGTTTGTCGGCTTTATGGATACTGGTGGCCAACGCCTGGATGCAATACCCCGTAGGCATGGAGTTCAACCCCGAAACAGCCCGCAGCGAGATGAAAAATTTCTGGGAAGTGCTGCTTTCGCCGGTTGCCGTGAACAAATTTTTACACACGATAACTTCCGCCTATGTCGTTGCTTCCATTTTTGTTATCAGCATCAGTTCCTGGTACCTTCTTAAAAAACGCGAACTGCTGCTGGCCAAGAAAAGCATCCTCATAAGTTCTGTCTTCGGCCTTTTATCTGCCTTGTTTCTGGCGTTTACCGGCGACGGCTCTGCTTATATGGTGGCACAAAAACAACCTGCAAAGCTGGCAGCAATGGAAGGCTTGTATCAGGGGAAAAGCGGAGCCGGGCTGATATTGGTAGGATTGATGAAACCCGGCGCAAACAAATACAGCGAAGACAACTATTATTTTAAAATCGAAGCGCCAAAGATGCTTTCACTGCTTGGCTACCGCAAATCCAACGCTTATGTGCCCGGCATAAAAGACCTCACCGATGGCAATCCTTCTGAGAATATAATACCAGCTCAGAAAAAAATACAACAGGGGAAATTAGCCATCAATGCACTGGCGGCTTTCAAAGCATTCAAAAAAAATAATGATAATGCCAGGGCTGATTCGGTATTAAAAATCTTTAGGCATAATTTTCAATATATGGGTTACGGTTACCTTAACAACCCGGATGATATTATCCCGAATGTTCCTCTGATTTTCTATAGTTTTCACATCATGGTCGTGCTGGGGATGCTCTTCATTTTATTGTTTATGGCCATGATTTATTTTACACTAAGGAATAAGATCCATACAAAAAAACTACTTTTAAAATCCGCGGTGCTTTTTCTGCCGCTGGGTTTTCTCGCTTCTCAGGCAGGTTGGATAGTGGCAGAAGTTGGCCGGCAACCATGGGCTATTCAAGACTTGTTGCCCACATCCGTTGCCACCACTCACATCAATACATCTTCTGTAATTACAACATTCATCTTGTTTGCCGTTTTGTTTACAGTACTGCTGATAGCCGAAATAAAAATCATGATATCCCAGATTAAAGCCGGGCCGAAAGGAGGTGACAATGTTTGA
- a CDS encoding DUF4492 domain-containing protein, translating into MTIGKKLWSIILIKLFIMFVVLKLFFFPDFLKSNFENDEQRGDYVIEQLTKSHK; encoded by the coding sequence ATGACCATCGGCAAAAAACTGTGGAGTATCATCCTGATAAAACTATTCATCATGTTTGTGGTGCTGAAACTTTTTTTCTTTCCCGATTTCCTGAAAAGCAATTTTGAAAATGACGAACAGCGTGGCGATTACGTAATAGAGCAACTGACAAAATCACATAAATAA
- a CDS encoding tetratricopeptide repeat protein gives MNSKFSISLIVFILLETFSLHSQTAEELFRSGFAKYQNNDFAGAVSDYSQVILMKPDYADAYFNRAIAYEKTRNFKAALADYSTVISLNVSDANAYLNRGMLYAETNKPKNALADFNKALELKPDFSNAYYQRAMLYRNISQDSLAIKDLFSFLTYHPGSVSGNLALANLYDEMEEYDAAIKIYSQIIKLEPSHAKAYYNRAYDYDIVAKTTLAIEDYSKAIELDSTYSDAYFNRAYAFYEMNEFDKAIEDYSKVIALEPESADAYINLGIAKISAGRKSEGCGCIEKAALLGDKTAKKYYSANCK, from the coding sequence ATGAATTCAAAGTTCAGCATTTCATTAATTGTTTTTATTTTATTAGAAACTTTTTCATTGCATTCACAGACCGCCGAGGAACTTTTCCGTTCGGGTTTTGCGAAATACCAAAACAATGATTTTGCAGGAGCCGTGAGCGATTACTCCCAGGTAATTCTTATGAAACCCGATTATGCCGATGCCTATTTCAACCGTGCCATTGCCTACGAAAAGACCAGAAACTTCAAGGCCGCCCTGGCCGATTATTCTACCGTTATCTCGCTCAACGTATCCGATGCTAACGCATACCTGAACCGAGGAATGCTTTATGCTGAAACTAACAAACCAAAAAATGCACTTGCCGATTTTAACAAAGCGCTTGAACTCAAACCCGATTTTTCCAACGCATACTATCAGAGGGCGATGCTTTACCGTAACATCAGCCAGGATTCGCTGGCAATAAAAGACCTTTTTTCATTTCTTACATACCATCCCGGAAGTGTAAGCGGAAATTTAGCCCTTGCAAACCTTTATGATGAGATGGAAGAATATGATGCCGCTATAAAAATTTATTCGCAAATTATCAAGCTGGAACCCTCTCACGCAAAAGCTTATTACAACAGGGCTTACGACTACGACATCGTGGCAAAAACCACACTCGCCATAGAAGATTATTCCAAAGCCATAGAACTTGATTCCACTTATTCAGATGCATATTTTAACCGCGCCTATGCTTTTTATGAAATGAATGAGTTTGACAAAGCCATTGAGGACTATTCAAAAGTAATAGCTCTGGAGCCTGAAAGCGCTGATGCATACATCAATCTGGGCATAGCAAAGATAAGCGCCGGCAGGAAAAGTGAGGGCTGTGGCTGCATTGAAAAAGCTGCTTTGCTGGGCGACAAAACAGCAAAAAAATATTACTCCGCCAACTGTAAATAA